A single genomic interval of Adhaeribacter pallidiroseus harbors:
- a CDS encoding sensor histidine kinase produces the protein MSRKKIRIIIVMAIVALGGLLTVQLLWLNKAFKSEEKEFNLSVQVALSNAVQQLLGKAQGAAPSKPIRQIASSSFLAEVNAPVRAQELDTLLKYEFARRHITIPYEYGILKAEDDTLVFGNYVPATIKEKKLHPDQAVLTPNVPAGHYNFVVVFPSKTTYIFSEMQLWVFSTVALLVVVVFFGYTLYSILQEKRLTELKADFINNMTHELQTPITNIAIASEILKNADTPLPLAKTKRYHDIIFQENERLKEQVERVLQIAELEKKKMALTKTKTNVHQLLEESLRRLSLRLQKRAGQVTCHLQATQAVIQADNLHLTNALFNLLDNAEKYSPQVPEIKISTRNYHQGILISIADKGSGIRQEVQSRIFDTFYRVPTGNIHNVRGFGLGLSYVKTVIQAHQGTIQIKSQENQGSCFELYLPFSA, from the coding sequence ATGAGCCGAAAGAAAATAAGAATAATTATTGTAATGGCCATTGTAGCGTTGGGTGGTTTATTAACCGTTCAGCTCTTGTGGTTAAACAAAGCTTTTAAATCTGAAGAAAAAGAATTTAATCTGTCGGTGCAGGTAGCTTTAAGCAATGCCGTGCAGCAATTGCTGGGAAAAGCCCAGGGCGCAGCTCCGTCTAAACCTATCCGGCAAATAGCTTCCAGTTCTTTTCTGGCCGAAGTAAATGCTCCGGTTAGAGCGCAGGAACTGGATACTTTATTGAAATACGAATTTGCCCGGCGGCATATTACCATTCCGTACGAGTACGGAATCTTAAAAGCCGAAGACGATACGCTGGTGTTTGGTAATTACGTGCCAGCCACTATTAAAGAAAAAAAGCTACATCCAGACCAAGCAGTGCTCACCCCAAATGTCCCTGCGGGCCATTATAACTTTGTGGTAGTTTTTCCCTCTAAAACTACGTACATCTTTAGCGAAATGCAGCTTTGGGTTTTCTCCACGGTAGCTTTACTCGTGGTAGTGGTATTTTTTGGGTATACGCTGTATTCTATCCTGCAGGAGAAACGGCTAACGGAATTAAAAGCCGATTTTATTAATAACATGACCCACGAGTTACAAACCCCTATAACCAACATAGCTATTGCCAGCGAAATACTTAAAAATGCGGATACTCCTTTGCCACTGGCTAAAACCAAACGTTACCACGACATTATTTTTCAGGAAAATGAGCGTTTAAAAGAACAAGTAGAACGGGTACTGCAAATAGCCGAACTGGAAAAAAAGAAAATGGCGCTTACCAAAACCAAAACCAACGTGCACCAATTACTCGAAGAAAGTTTGCGACGCCTTAGTTTGCGGTTGCAAAAACGGGCCGGTCAGGTTACCTGTCATTTACAAGCAACTCAAGCTGTTATTCAGGCCGACAACTTACATCTGACCAATGCTTTGTTTAACCTACTCGACAATGCCGAAAAATACTCGCCGCAAGTACCGGAAATTAAAATTTCGACCCGTAATTACCACCAGGGCATTCTTATTTCGATTGCCGATAAAGGCTCAGGCATCCGGCAAGAAGTACAGTCCCGTATTTTCGATACTTTTTACCGCGTACCTACCGGCAACATCCACAATGTACGGGGCTTTGGGTTAGGGTTAAGTTACGTTAAAACAGTTATTCAGGCCCATCAAGGCACAATTCAAATAAAAAGCCAGGAAAACCAAGGCAGTTGTTTTGAATTGTACTTGCCTTTCAGCGCTTAA
- a CDS encoding DUF1028 domain-containing protein: MVSFLLKFSLTAGLVFLGHLPLFATWSIIVIDPVTKEIGIAGASCSYNCYGIGAIIPGKGAVIVQARSSNSARKKGLKMLEANATPEQIIAEMRNPKYNPEQQQYAVISIRNMAHPKTYTGQATAAYNGALTASGVSVQGNTLAHENQLKIILEAVLKAQKERRSISDVLMIALEAGSAAGGDKRCGAQKATSAFIMVTKPDDYLNDPYLNLTIYGLTPGKENAVKLLRAKYEQWIKE, from the coding sequence ATGGTAAGTTTCCTGCTAAAGTTTAGCTTAACGGCTGGGCTGGTGTTCCTGGGGCATCTGCCTTTGTTTGCTACCTGGTCTATTATTGTTATTGATCCGGTTACCAAGGAAATTGGCATTGCCGGAGCTTCGTGCAGCTATAATTGTTACGGCATCGGTGCAATTATTCCGGGCAAGGGAGCGGTTATCGTGCAAGCCAGGAGCAGCAACAGTGCCCGAAAAAAAGGATTGAAAATGCTGGAAGCCAATGCTACTCCCGAGCAAATAATAGCGGAAATGCGAAATCCTAAATATAATCCGGAGCAGCAGCAGTATGCCGTGATAAGTATCCGCAACATGGCGCATCCGAAAACTTACACGGGCCAAGCTACTGCTGCTTATAACGGAGCTTTAACGGCCAGCGGTGTATCGGTACAAGGCAATACCTTAGCCCACGAAAACCAGCTTAAAATTATTCTGGAAGCTGTATTAAAAGCTCAAAAAGAGCGACGTAGTATTTCGGATGTTTTAATGATCGCTTTAGAAGCGGGTTCGGCGGCGGGTGGCGACAAGCGTTGCGGGGCGCAAAAAGCGACCAGTGCTTTTATCATGGTTACCAAACCAGATGATTATTTAAATGATCCTTACTTAAATTTAACAATTTACGGATTAACACCCGGTAAGGAAAATGCCGTAAAGCTGCTTCGCGCGAAATATGAGCAGTGGATAAAAGAGTAA
- a CDS encoding protein O-mannosyl-transferase family yields the protein MQKQPVHLFSKLNYLILLAGLSILILGFSIMCLDDQPYGFGWLGLTVGPGLVMVGLLVPFGSILTGFAGKNLKKVPDAYRRFNRYTGWLVFTVALGVYLLTLEPTASFWDCGEFIAAAYKLQVPHAPGAPLFLLLGRLFSLLALGNGTQVAFWINSISALASAFTVLFLFWTITILARRLVVEPGITPTKQQIGLIMGSGLVGALSFAFSDSFWFSAVEAEVYALSSFFTAFVVWAMLQWEGSPTPATGYRWLLLIAYMMGLSIGVHLLNLLAIPAMAFIYYYRHYSFRWRGALFTFILSLLLIGVMMVGIITGLPSLAGALELFLVNVMGLPFRSGLLLFAVLFVGLLAYGLRQAHQKQKTTLQLYLLSFIFILIGYAAYLIIPIRSNYNPLLDENNPEDVLSFISYLKREQYEQRPLLYGPQYATELIDQEQGQPEYVPGKEKYEVADYKIVPVYDPKGLRLLPRLYSNDPNHLTEYQKWVTIDPNKLPSFGQNLLYLLRYQLGHMYGRYFLWNFVGRDSDVQHAGVNWPWKSNQALPHTIATNKARNAYFALPLLLGLAGLFYQYRVRRKDAAVVGLLFVFTGVAIAFYLNQPPVEPRERDYAFVGSFYAFAIWLGLGIPALTSALQKIFKNLWLPVVSATSLGLLVTLLMLQQNWNDHDRSNRYFAVDMAHNILAACAPNAILFTNGDNDTFPLWYAQEVEGFRTDVRVIVSTYLNTDWYIDQMKRPAYRSAPLPISLPQEQYRFSTNSYLPYVAQPQVAAGIDVTQFIALVKQNHPALQVQAQDGRMFLSFPTKKFFLPVNKAAVLSSNSVPASRQNLIVDQMNWEISPKGLEKKQLILFDILATNNWQRPVYFSSTLNQNDFMYLKPYLQNEGMVYRLLPVKEPTVGPEPYVAKEIMYHNLMQQFRWRNLQDASIYYDETYLNTLVSNYRQQFYELAEAYFQSGHPEKARVIINHCLTVLPDQSLPFDFQTVPLAELLAKTGDQKKSEAIRDKMTKRTTQALRYYLNGNNALFTREIQLNLITLQQLTVTAQNLNQPQQAAKLEQVFLNYYNRL from the coding sequence ATGCAAAAACAACCGGTTCATTTATTTTCAAAATTAAATTACCTGATTTTACTAGCCGGCTTAAGTATTTTAATCCTGGGCTTTAGCATAATGTGCCTGGATGATCAGCCTTATGGTTTTGGATGGCTGGGCTTAACCGTTGGTCCGGGATTAGTGATGGTTGGGTTACTAGTGCCTTTTGGTTCTATTCTGACGGGCTTTGCCGGTAAAAATTTAAAAAAAGTGCCCGATGCTTACCGCCGCTTTAACCGGTATACGGGTTGGCTGGTATTTACGGTAGCTTTAGGGGTTTACCTGCTAACGCTGGAACCCACGGCGAGTTTCTGGGATTGCGGCGAATTTATTGCAGCGGCTTACAAATTGCAGGTGCCGCATGCCCCGGGCGCGCCTTTGTTTTTATTATTGGGCCGGTTGTTTTCTTTACTGGCTTTGGGTAACGGTACTCAGGTTGCGTTCTGGATAAATAGTATTTCGGCGCTAGCCAGTGCTTTTACCGTACTTTTCTTGTTCTGGACAATTACGATCCTGGCCCGGCGCCTGGTAGTAGAACCCGGAATTACCCCCACAAAGCAGCAAATAGGATTAATTATGGGCAGTGGTTTGGTGGGGGCGTTAAGCTTTGCTTTTTCCGATTCGTTTTGGTTTTCGGCAGTAGAGGCCGAAGTTTATGCCTTATCGTCGTTTTTTACAGCGTTTGTGGTTTGGGCGATGCTGCAGTGGGAAGGTAGCCCTACGCCGGCTACCGGTTACCGGTGGCTGTTACTCATTGCCTACATGATGGGCCTTTCCATTGGGGTACACTTGCTTAACTTACTGGCTATTCCGGCTATGGCTTTTATTTATTACTATCGCCATTATTCATTCCGCTGGCGGGGCGCTTTGTTTACTTTTATTCTGAGTTTACTGCTTATTGGCGTAATGATGGTGGGCATTATTACGGGTCTGCCCAGTTTAGCCGGCGCTCTTGAATTATTTTTAGTAAATGTTATGGGTTTGCCTTTCCGGAGTGGCTTGCTGCTTTTTGCGGTATTGTTTGTGGGTTTACTGGCGTACGGTTTACGACAAGCACACCAGAAGCAAAAAACAACCCTGCAACTTTATTTACTTAGCTTTATTTTTATTTTGATAGGTTATGCAGCTTACCTGATAATTCCGATACGGTCTAATTACAACCCCTTGCTCGACGAAAATAACCCGGAAGATGTACTTAGCTTTATTTCTTACCTGAAACGGGAGCAATACGAGCAGCGCCCTTTACTCTACGGCCCACAATATGCGACGGAACTGATCGACCAGGAACAAGGCCAACCCGAGTACGTGCCCGGCAAAGAAAAATACGAAGTAGCCGATTACAAAATAGTACCCGTCTACGATCCTAAAGGTCTGCGCCTTTTGCCGCGACTGTATAGCAACGATCCCAATCACTTAACCGAATACCAGAAATGGGTAACCATCGACCCTAATAAATTACCTAGCTTCGGGCAGAATTTGCTTTACCTGCTGCGTTATCAGTTAGGCCACATGTACGGACGGTATTTTCTCTGGAATTTTGTGGGCCGCGACAGCGATGTGCAGCACGCTGGGGTAAACTGGCCTTGGAAAAGTAATCAGGCTTTACCCCACACCATAGCTACCAACAAAGCCCGTAATGCTTACTTTGCCTTACCCTTGCTACTAGGTTTAGCGGGCTTGTTTTACCAATACCGCGTCCGGCGAAAAGATGCCGCTGTAGTTGGTTTGTTGTTTGTATTTACCGGAGTAGCCATTGCTTTTTACCTGAATCAACCGCCAGTAGAACCCCGCGAGCGGGATTATGCTTTTGTGGGTTCGTTTTATGCCTTCGCGATTTGGCTGGGTTTGGGAATACCTGCCCTAACCTCAGCCTTACAAAAGATTTTTAAAAATTTGTGGTTACCAGTTGTATCGGCAACCAGCCTGGGCTTACTGGTAACCTTGCTGATGCTGCAACAAAACTGGAACGACCATGACCGGTCGAACCGTTACTTTGCGGTGGATATGGCCCATAATATTCTGGCGGCATGTGCCCCTAATGCCATATTGTTTACCAACGGCGATAACGATACCTTCCCGTTGTGGTACGCCCAGGAAGTAGAAGGCTTCCGGACGGATGTGCGCGTGATTGTATCTACTTATTTAAACACCGATTGGTACATTGATCAGATGAAGCGACCAGCTTACCGGTCGGCACCCTTGCCTATCTCGTTGCCGCAAGAGCAATACCGGTTTAGCACGAATAGCTATTTACCCTACGTTGCGCAGCCGCAGGTAGCCGCGGGCATAGACGTTACGCAATTTATTGCCTTGGTAAAGCAAAACCACCCGGCGCTTCAGGTGCAAGCGCAGGATGGCCGCATGTTTTTATCTTTCCCCACTAAAAAATTCTTTTTACCCGTAAACAAAGCCGCGGTTTTAAGCAGCAATAGCGTACCGGCCAGTCGGCAAAACTTAATCGTAGACCAGATGAACTGGGAAATTTCGCCGAAAGGCTTGGAGAAAAAGCAGCTTATTTTGTTTGATATTCTGGCTACTAATAACTGGCAACGACCAGTTTACTTTTCCTCCACGCTCAATCAAAACGATTTTATGTATCTTAAACCATACCTGCAAAACGAAGGCATGGTATACCGGTTATTGCCCGTAAAAGAACCCACGGTTGGTCCGGAGCCCTACGTAGCGAAGGAAATTATGTACCACAACCTGATGCAGCAATTCCGCTGGCGCAACTTACAGGACGCCTCTATTTATTACGACGAAACCTACCTCAACACGCTTGTTTCTAATTACCGGCAACAGTTTTATGAATTAGCCGAAGCTTACTTCCAAAGCGGCCATCCGGAGAAAGCACGGGTCATCATAAACCATTGTTTAACGGTATTGCCGGATCAATCATTGCCGTTCGATTTTCAAACGGTTCCCTTGGCGGAATTATTGGCCAAAACCGGGGATCAGAAAAAGAGCGAAGCAATCCGGGATAAGATGACGAAACGGACAACGCAGGCTTTGCGCTACTACCTGAATGGGAACAATGCGTTATTTACCCGCGAAATTCAATTGAATTTAATTACGTTGCAGCAACTAACTGTAACCGCTCAAAATTTAAACCAACCGCAGCAAGCCGCCAAACTAGAGCAGGTATTTTTAAATTATTACAACCGGTTGTAA
- a CDS encoding OmpA family protein yields the protein MRLEFRFFVFAFILLVWASKPVMAQKITLKEADALFKRFQYALALPAYQQLTKGQKPTLYLTQQIAECYRQLNKAKETETWYNRVLQFPEAAPEALKHAADAARKNSHYEQAKQHYLQYGQRVPEQAVVANQLAAACDSAQQWLIQPQPYELQKPRGINSSNSDFSPVVFQNNLVFTSDRPIGNTKKKNTSGWTGKPFPKLYSATKQANGQYGAPQAFDKNINNKYHNGSATFSADGQTIYFTRINQQKGAAIKTNTDPFSWVKFNANEEAYINRLEIFVSRKKDQTWGEPEPFPYNNPEVYSVGHPALSPDEQTLYLVSDMPGGLGQTDIYYCTREANGNWSKPVNAGKLINTSGKESFPTVSAAGKLYFSSERHPGMGGLDIFEAEGARENWKNLKNLKFPLNSPADDFGITFDETQNGGFLSSNRNNADGTDDVYAFNLIQTPCTLAGKVIERIIGPRGTYTESPVSQVLIRAYVAGDTTALRTYSDAQGNFSFPVKSGAAYTIRTSKEGYLFNSAELTPDCGAEVNLITFNITLNRNTLNNTIVLENIYYDFDKANIRPEAMPELDKLVRILQDNPTIRIELGSHTDSRQTVTYNQRLSQSRAEAAVEYMISKGVSRDRLIAKGYGESQLLNDCKDGVTCSELEHQINRRTVVKILSR from the coding sequence ATGAGGTTAGAGTTCAGGTTTTTTGTATTTGCTTTTATCTTGCTGGTTTGGGCCAGCAAACCGGTAATGGCGCAAAAAATAACTTTGAAAGAAGCCGATGCTTTGTTTAAGCGGTTCCAATACGCCCTAGCTTTACCTGCGTATCAGCAATTAACAAAAGGGCAAAAGCCTACCTTATACCTTACCCAGCAAATTGCCGAATGTTACCGCCAGCTAAACAAAGCTAAAGAAACAGAGACTTGGTATAACCGGGTGCTTCAGTTTCCGGAGGCAGCGCCGGAAGCCTTAAAACACGCTGCCGATGCTGCGCGTAAAAATAGCCATTACGAACAAGCTAAGCAACATTATCTTCAGTATGGGCAGCGGGTGCCGGAACAAGCCGTGGTGGCGAATCAATTAGCGGCCGCCTGCGACAGCGCGCAACAATGGTTAATTCAACCACAGCCTTACGAACTGCAAAAGCCTAGAGGTATTAATTCCAGCAATTCGGATTTTAGCCCGGTTGTTTTTCAAAATAATTTAGTTTTTACTTCCGACCGGCCCATTGGCAATACCAAAAAGAAAAATACGTCTGGCTGGACGGGTAAACCTTTTCCGAAATTATACTCGGCTACCAAACAAGCCAACGGACAATACGGAGCGCCCCAGGCCTTTGATAAAAATATCAATAATAAATACCACAATGGTTCCGCTACTTTTTCCGCCGATGGACAGACCATATATTTTACCCGCATTAATCAGCAAAAAGGGGCAGCTATCAAAACCAATACCGATCCGTTTAGCTGGGTAAAGTTCAACGCTAACGAAGAGGCGTATATAAACCGGCTCGAAATTTTTGTCTCCCGCAAAAAAGACCAAACCTGGGGCGAACCAGAACCTTTTCCGTACAATAACCCGGAAGTGTACTCGGTGGGGCACCCGGCGCTTTCCCCGGATGAGCAAACTCTTTATCTGGTTTCGGATATGCCGGGCGGCTTGGGCCAAACCGATATTTATTATTGCACCCGGGAAGCTAACGGAAACTGGAGCAAGCCGGTAAATGCCGGTAAATTAATTAATACCAGTGGTAAAGAATCTTTTCCAACAGTAAGCGCCGCGGGTAAATTATACTTTTCTTCCGAAAGGCACCCCGGTATGGGCGGCCTGGATATATTTGAAGCCGAGGGAGCCCGGGAAAATTGGAAAAATTTAAAAAATTTAAAATTTCCGCTGAATTCTCCTGCCGATGATTTTGGAATAACTTTCGATGAAACCCAAAACGGAGGATTTTTATCTTCTAACCGGAACAATGCTGACGGTACCGACGATGTTTACGCGTTTAACCTTATTCAAACCCCGTGCACCTTGGCTGGTAAAGTAATTGAACGGATCATCGGCCCCCGGGGAACTTATACCGAAAGCCCGGTTTCACAAGTGTTAATTCGGGCTTATGTCGCCGGCGATACTACGGCTTTACGTACTTACTCCGATGCGCAGGGTAATTTTTCGTTTCCGGTTAAATCCGGAGCGGCTTACACCATTAGAACCAGTAAAGAAGGTTACTTGTTTAATTCGGCGGAGCTCACTCCGGACTGCGGAGCAGAGGTAAACTTAATTACGTTTAACATTACTTTAAACCGGAATACGCTTAATAACACCATTGTTCTCGAAAATATTTATTACGATTTTGATAAGGCTAATATCCGCCCGGAGGCTATGCCGGAATTAGATAAACTGGTCCGGATTTTACAAGATAACCCCACCATTCGGATTGAATTAGGTTCGCATACCGATAGTCGCCAAACAGTGACTTATAACCAACGATTATCCCAGTCACGGGCGGAAGCCGCTGTGGAGTACATGATCTCCAAGGGAGTGTCCCGGGACCGCTTAATAGCCAAAGGATACGGCGAATCGCAGTTATTAAACGACTGCAAAGATGGAGTGACTTGTTCGGAACTAGAGCACCAAATTAACCGCCGCACGGTAGTTAAAATTTTAAGCAGGTAG
- a CDS encoding PorP/SprF family type IX secretion system membrane protein, translating into MQKFLLLVIGGLLSLNSWAQQNAQYTQYIFNGLGINPAYAGSKGIVNVNGIYRTQWVGLEGAPTTQTISVDGAIAKQKVGLGLLLINDQIGAQGQKSVLTNTAFRVKVAENARIALGIAAGISQYYTDGTLLQTNNPNFDPTIPTTKISTSLPDTKAGLFFNNQRLYVGLSASNLIKFKNKFVATPARHFYLTSGYIIPLNDWLTFKPSFLIKEDFKSPTNIDLNAFMLIGDRIWLGGSYRTGTKSFKGNGQELNVSNAWALATEIYLSEKVKVGYAHDFTLTSLREYAGHELSLGFYFFRKEESRTLSIRYF; encoded by the coding sequence ATGCAAAAATTTTTACTGTTGGTAATAGGGGGATTGCTGAGCTTAAACAGTTGGGCTCAGCAGAATGCGCAGTACACGCAATATATATTTAATGGGTTAGGCATTAACCCGGCTTATGCGGGCAGTAAGGGTATTGTTAATGTAAACGGTATTTACCGCACGCAATGGGTAGGTTTAGAAGGTGCGCCCACTACGCAAACCATTAGTGTAGATGGGGCCATAGCCAAACAAAAAGTAGGATTAGGATTGCTGCTCATTAACGACCAAATTGGCGCGCAAGGGCAAAAAAGCGTGCTAACCAATACTGCTTTCCGGGTAAAAGTAGCCGAAAATGCCCGGATTGCTTTAGGCATCGCAGCCGGGATTTCGCAGTATTATACCGATGGTACTTTGTTGCAAACTAACAACCCGAACTTTGATCCTACCATCCCAACTACCAAAATAAGTACTTCATTACCTGATACCAAAGCCGGTTTGTTTTTTAATAATCAACGTCTTTACGTGGGACTATCAGCATCTAACCTTATAAAATTTAAAAATAAGTTTGTGGCTACCCCAGCCCGGCATTTTTATCTGACTTCCGGCTACATTATTCCGTTAAACGACTGGTTAACTTTTAAACCCAGTTTTTTAATTAAAGAAGATTTTAAAAGCCCAACTAATATTGATTTAAACGCTTTTATGTTAATTGGCGACCGCATCTGGTTAGGGGGCTCTTATCGGACCGGTACGAAATCGTTTAAAGGTAATGGGCAAGAGCTGAATGTATCAAACGCTTGGGCACTGGCGACCGAGATTTACCTGAGTGAGAAAGTAAAGGTGGGCTATGCCCACGATTTTACCTTAACCAGCTTGCGCGAATATGCCGGGCATGAACTATCTTTAGGCTTTTACTTCTTCCGGAAAGAAGAAAGCCGCACCTTAAGTATCCGTTATTTTTAA